CACCCTTACGGCTGATTTAACACATGAGAATGATGGTAAGCAGCATAATATCTACCTGGTAAGTAAAGCAAATGATGCAAAAATACCGAACGATATGATGCTTTCGCACATACAGTTTTTTTTAAAATAGTTGCTGGCAGATAAGGCAGCAAAATTAAGGGTCTGGGTAATATGCTTTAATTCTTATTTATGAAGAAGATGTTTTTATTTTTATTTTGCTGCCTGTTTGTGGCTTCTTCAATACAATCGCAAACCAACGCCCTGTTAATTGTTAATGTACCAGCTAATGAAGGCGGCCTGGTAACCGCAAAAATACAGCAGTCTATTGACTCCTGTGCAGCTGCAGGGGGAGGAGTTGTCCGTTTTTTGAAGGGCAGATATTTAACCGGGGCATTACAACTAAAGAGTAATGTTACGTTACGGTTAGAAAAAGGATCGGTGTTGCAGGGTAGTAATAATTATCTCGACTATGGCAAAGGAGAATGGAGTAATAGTCTGATTTCGGGAGACAACCTGGTTAATATCAGGATTGAGGGAGAAGGACTTATTGATGGATCCGATTGCTTCAATCCCAAAGGAGAGAACAGTTTCCGTGGACCCCATGGTATAAGACTTACAAACTGTAGCAATATTGTTATTCAGGGGATAACCATCATCAATGCAGCAAACTGGACGATAAATTGCAGAAATTGTAGTGACGCAACGATTAAGCAGGTTTCAATAAGAGGTGGATATGATGGGCTTCATACAAGGTTTTGTAAAAATTTTACAGTTTCGGGATGTGATTTTCGAACCGGAGACGATGCATTTGCTGGAAATGATAACATTGATTTTTTGGTGTACGACTGCAAAATCAATACTTCATCCAACGCTTTCAGATTTGGGTGCTTGAATTTTACAGTTAAAAATTGCTCGATATGGGGCCCGGGTGAGTATCCACACCGGGTTAGTCAGAGAACAGAAATGCTGGCTGCTTTTGTGCATTTTTCGCCAAAAGATGATCATTCAAAACAGCCAAGCGGCAACTGGCTTATTAAAGACGTGACGATTAACCACGGAGATTGTCTTTATTATTATAATTATGAAAATGGGCTGTGGCAAAACGGACAACCTGTCACCAACATCGTTTTTGAGAATATAAAGGCTACAGAGATGCTGCGGTCTTTCAGCATTAATGGTGACCAAAATAAAAGTCTGCGGATGACTATTCGAAACGCAAACTTTTCATTCCGGGAGGGAGCAAAGAATTATGAATTAATTTTTGAAGGTAATAGAAAAACCGTTTCGTCCGCTTTCTTCCATGTAATGAATTTTGATAGTCTTGCATTGCGTAATGTCACATTTGAACACTATTTCAAATCCCCGGTATTGCATTTAGTGGCTGGTAATAGTGTTCGGCTTGATAGTATCAACTATTTTCCGGATGTTATATCACAGCCGGTAAAGTTAGAAAATGTGGTTACATCATTTAGCAATTAAAATGGAAGATGTAGACATGTTTTCAAACTGATATTAAATTATAAATGATTAAAAAATGAAAAGTACAATCATCTTACTTCATTTATTGTTCGTGGCATCTTTTTGCACTTTTGCCCAACAAAAAAAAAGCCTAACATCCTCGTTATCTTAACTGACGACCTGGGGTACCATGATGTTTCGTATTACGGAACACCGGATATCCGAACACCGAATATTGACAATCTTTGTAAAGCAGGGATCCGTTTCGATAATTTTTATGCGAATTCCCCCGTGTGTTCCCCCACCAGAGCCGCTTTGTTAAGTGGTCGTTACCCGGAAATGGTGGGTGTTCCCGGGTTGGTGAGATACAGGGCGGATGATAATTTTGGATTTCTTATGCCGGATGCCATGCTGCTCCCTAAACTATTAAAGCAGGAGCACTACCACACGGCGATCATCGGTAAATGGAATTTAGGGCTTGAAACGCCTAATACGCCTAATGAAAAGGGGTTTGATTTTTTTCATGGATTTCTGGATGATATGATGGAAGATTACTCGACCCATCTTCGTCATGGGAAAAATTTCATGCGTGAAAATCAGCAGGTGGTAAATCCAAAGGGGCATGCTACTGATATCTTCACGGAATGGGCGGTTGATTATATTCATAAACAAAGTAAAAGTCAGGATCCTTTTTTCCTATACCTGGCGTATAACGCCCCACATACTCCCATACAGCCTCCGGCTGAATGGCTGGCAAAAGTAAAAGTACGAGAGCCGCATATATCCGAAAAAAGGGCGAAACTGGTTGCTTTGATTGAGCATTTGGATGATGGGGTAGGGAAAGTTATCCAGGCCTTAAAAGAGCGGGGATTATATGAAAATACCTTGATTGTTTTTTTAAGTGATAATGGTGGGGAATTGTCTGTGGAAGCGAACAACGGCGCATTAAGAGGAGGAAAAGGTAGTATGTATGAAGGTGGTATCAGGGTGCCTGCATTTCTTGTTTGGGCAAACGAAATAAAAGCAGGTGCTGTGAGCACACAGCTGGCACTTACAATGGATATCTATCCTACCATCAGCGAAATTACCGGCGCCAGCATCAACCACAGCATTGATGGACAGAGCCTGCTTCCGATACTGAAAAAGCCTTCTGAAAAACTTGCCGAACGTCCGGTTTTTTTTATTCGCAGAGAAGGAAACCGCCAATATGGTGGGCAAACCATACAAGCGGTTATTGCTGATAATTGGAAACTGCTCCAAAATACCCCGTACGGTCCTTATGAACTTTATCATCTTTCAGACGATCCATTGGAAAAACACAATCTTATCACTTCTCAGGTTGATCAACACAGATCGTTACAGCACCTGCTGATGAAACAAATCCAAAAAGGAGGAAGTGTTCCCTGGCAAAAAACTGAAAATGATTAGTAATTGTCGCAGGAACTTATTAATCTTACAGGATGTACAAAAGGGCCGAATAAAAATGACTGAATAACTAAATACCGGTGCGGGTTATAAATCATTTAAAAAATTAAAATTGGAATACTAGATATGAAAAAACATTCAAAATATGGACTGACTTTTATAAACGTCATTGTTTTGCTGTTTGTTAACGCTTGTTTTGTTGTAGCCCAGAACGCCGTAGTGAAACAGGTGGGTGGTTCATTAAAGCTCGCTAAGGCTTCGGAAGGTAAGCCCCGGAACGTTGTCTTTATACTAACAGATGATCATCGTTATGATGCTTTGGGATTTTTGAAGGCACAATCTTTTATTAAGACGCCGAATCTGGATCGGCTTGCACAGGGAGGGGCTTATTTGCCTAATGCTTTCGTGACCACTTCTTTGTGCTCACCTTCGCGGGCTTCTATTCTTACAGGACTTTATGCGCACAAACATCAGGTGGTGGATAATAATAATCCGGTATCAAAGGATTTGGTTTTTTATTCGCAGTACCTGCAGCAGGTTGGCTATGAAACAGCCATGATCGGTAAATGGCATATGGGAGGCAATTTTGACGATCCACAGAGAGGCTTTGATTATTGGGTTTCTTTTAAAGGACAGGGATCGTATTTGCCCGAAAAGAATGGGTTTAACGTGAATGGAAAGCATGTGGTACAGAAAGGATATATTACGGACGAGCTAACGGATTATGCGCTGGATTTCCTTAAGCACCATAAAAAGAATAAACCTTTTATGTTGTATCTGTCGCATAAGGGCGTACACGCTGGTTTTATTCCGGCTGATCGCGACAAAGACATGTTTAAAGATTATAGTTTTCAACCACCTTTTACGATGGAGATCGGAACACACCAGGGAGCCCCGATGTGGTTGCAAAATCAAAGAAATTCCTGGCATGGTGTTGAGTTCCCGTATCATAGCAGTTTGAATATCGGAGAATATTATAAACAATACGCGGAAACCCTTTACGGCGTGGATCGATCTGTAGGACGTGTAATGGATTACCTGAAAGAACAGGGTTTGTTGGAGTCCACCTTGATTATTTATATGGGTGATAATGGTTTTCAATTCGGAGAACACGGTCTTATTGATAAGCGAACCGCCTACGAAGCCTCGATGCGGGTTCCAATGCTGGCTTATTGTCCGGAATTAATTAAACCGGGTACCGTTGTAACAGAAGTGGTTGCTAACATTGACATAGCGCCGACTATTTTGAATGTGGCGGGGCTGAAAGCACCGGATTATATGGATGGGAAGAGTTTTTTACCGTTTCTAAAAGGTGAGCAGCAGCCCTGGAGGGACGGATTGCTGTATGAATATTACTGGGAGCGTAATTTCCCGCAGACGCCTACTATACACGCACTAAGAGGAAATCGTTATAAGTATATTCATTATACAGGAATATGGGATACCGACGAACTTTATGATTTACAGACGGATCCCCTTGAGGCTAAAAATCTGATTCATGATAAAGAGCACCAGAAAATTGTCAATCAAATGAATAAAGAGCTTTTTGAACAATTGAAAAACTCCGGTGGAATGTATATTCCGCTATACCCGGATGCTGGGTCGCAGCAAAATTTGAGGAACGAGTACGGCTCGCCTTCCGCTTCGTTCCCTTCTGAAATAAAGCGTGGTGAAGATGCTTCTCCTTCTTCAAATAAGCAAAGCAAATAATTAATGATGACGAAATTTTTTTATCTCTCTATAATACTGTTACCGGTACTTGGCGGTTGTATCGGAAACCTTGCAGAGCGAAATGTAAGTGCAACAGCTGATACCGTTTCTTCACAGGGGAAATCTAACAGCGCTGAAGGTTCGGTGCCTTCAGATACTTTATCTATGGTTTGGATTCCGGCTGGATCATTCCGAATGGGCGCGGACGATCCTGCTTTTTTGGATACGAGGCCGGTTCATACGGTGGTGTTGGAAGGTTTTTGGATGGATGAACATGAAGTAACGAATGGTGAATTTGAAAAATTTGTGAACGCAACAAATTATATCACGGTAGCAGAGAGACCTTTGAATCCTGCTGACTTTCCAGGTGTGCCGATTGAAAGCCTGGTGGAAGGTTCGGTTGTATTTGTCCCGCCTTCTCAGGCCGTTTCCCTTGATGATCCGTTGCAATGGTGGCAGTATATACACGGGGCAAGTTGGAGGCACCCAGAAGGGCCGGGTAGCACCATTAACGGTCAACAAAACAATCCTGTTGTACATGTATGCTATGAAGATGCCATGGCTTACGCTAAATGGGCGGGCAAGCGTCTCCCTACGGAGGCGGAATGGGAATATGCAGCTCAAGGTGGAAATCAGGATCAGAAATACTATTGGGGTTCCGTGTTAAAGCCAGGTGGAGTATGGATGGCTAATATTTACCAGGGAAACTTTCCTGATAAGAATACAGGAGAGGACGGTTTTATCGGGGTTGCCCCGGTAAAATCTTTTCCGCCAAACGGATATGGATTGTATGATATGGACGGTAATGTATGGGAGTGGTGCAACGATTACTATAGGCCCGATTATTATAAGAATAGTCCGGTAAAAAGCCCGCAAGGACCATCAGACAGCTATGATCCTGATGAGCCCGATGCCATCAAACGTGTGCAGCGGGGTGGTTCCTTTCTTTGCAGCGACCAGTACTGTATCCGTTATAAACCAGGCAGCAGAGGTAAAGGGGAAGTGAGTAGCGGTTCCAATAACTTAGGTTTCCGGTGTGTGAAAGAGGGTCTTCCTCCTTCTGGAAAATAATTTTTGAATAGCTATTTCAGAAAACCTGCGCCAAAGGTGTTAATAAAATGGTTTGGTGTATTGCCGAAAGAAATGCGGGGATAAAAAAAACGGTACAAGCGATAGCGTTATCGACTTGTACCGTGAGGCGGACCAGACGAGACTCGAACTCGCGACCTCCGCCGTGACAGGGCGGCGTTCTAACCAACTGAACTACTGATCCGTTTTATTCAGCGAGTGCAAATGTAAAGAGAATTTATTCACTTTAGCAAATTATATATTAAATAATTTATTGCGCGCCAGCATAGAAGCGCCTATTACACCCGCTTTATTACCCAGTTTGGATAACTTATACAAGGTGTCATTATTGACCAGGCTGAGTGAATATTTATTGATAGCGCTTCTGAGGGGAAGAAAGATACACTCTCCGGTGGAAGATAAGGCGCCTCCGAGGATGATCAGCTCCGGATTGTAGAGGTTGATCAGGATCGCAATCCCTTTCCCTAGTTTCTCCCCTATTTCCGCAATTAATTCTATAGCGAGTGTATCATCGTTGTTGGCGGCTTCCAGAATATCTTCCATGGTTACGTCGTTGATATCAGGGATGTTTTTGGATACGATAGACGTGGCGCCGTGACTGAGTCGCCGCTTAAATTCTTTGACAAGTGCCTTTCCGGATGTTTCTGTTTCCAGGCAGCCTTTCTTGCCGCAATGACAAATGATTTCGTTATTGAAAAAAGGGATGTGTCCGAACTCACCGGCAAATCCTGATTTTCCATAGTAGAGTTCTCCGTTGATCATAACGCCAAGGGCTATCCCGTAATCGACATTGATGAAGATCACATCTTTTTCGTCCTTTACAACGCCACTACAAAATTCGCCATAGGCCATTGCCCGGGAGTCATTTTCTATATAGGTTTTTATCCCCAGTTTTCCTTCGAAGATCTTTGTGAGGGGTTCCTCATTAAAATAGAAGTAGCTGTAGCTGTAGCCGGTTTTATAGTTGATACGGCCGGAAAGGTTGATACAGATCCCGAATATTTTTTTGGACGACCCTTTTAGTTCCTTAATAAATTTATTAATGAGATGGCATAGTTGATCCAGTGAGGCGGCCGTGTTGTTAAGTTCATAGGGGATTTTTTCCTGAAACCTGACCAGGTCTTTCTGGAAGTTAAGGAGCCCTATATTGATATGATTGTTTTTTACTTCCACGCCGAGGAAAAACAGGGAATCGGATTCCAGTCCGTATAAGTTGGGCCGGCGTCCTATAGCGGATTCCGTTTTGCCGTGATCCTTTACCAGTTCGGCCTCTATCAATTCGTTGATAAGCTCGGCTATTTTAGGTGAACTGATATTTAGGGTCTTGCTCAGGTCAGCAATAGTGGTACTGCCCTGGTTGGCAAAATAGGAGAGGATCCCTTTTTTTAACTGCAGGTTCTTATAGGCTACACCGGAAATTTCCTCGTTGGATAGCTCACTAAGAAATGAATTGCTTCTTGCCATTTTAATTTTTACGGAGTTTTGAAGTAGATAACAAGATAGAATTTTTTATTCAGATAGCCGATGGAACCGATCTTTTGGCAAAAAAAGAAGTTTGTTTTACACTTAGTTAGGAAAATAATTTATTAAGATAGGTGGAAAGGATGTTGGTGGCAGGATATAAGGCAGTGGACAACATAAGAATGCTACTTGGAGTTCAGCCTGCGAAATTTTATTTTTCTTCCACCCCACCCAACGCGGTACGATACGTACTCTCCTATATAAGGATAGTTGTTAGAAGAAAACAATTTTTAATATTAACCTGCTTTATGGCTGTATCACGTTTAGAATATCTGTTCAACTGTTATGTTCATCGTAGTTGCACCATTGAAGAGGAGAAGGCGTTTATGGAATTATTGGACCGGTCTGAAAATGAAGCTGAAATCCGGACATTGGTAAAGGAATTTGTAGAAACTGCTGACACTGAAGTACATATGGATAATCATGTGGCAGCTTCTATTTTACAAAATATCCTGCAAAAGGATAAAAGCCGCCTGGTTCCCGTTAAAGGGGGAAAAGCCATTTTGAGGCCATGGATGCAGGTGGCGGCAGCAGCTTTGCTGTTAATTGCAGGAGGCATTTTATGGAGTACGCTACAAAAAGATAAAAATGAAGCCGGAACTAATATTGCTTCAATAACTGAAAGCAATTCATCGGTTGGGCCGGGAGGGGATCACGCGTTACTCACAATGGCCGATGGCAGTACTGTTGTATTGGATAGCGTTCAAAACGGGAGTTTCGGGGAAGGAAGTGCAAAAGTTACCAAACAGAATGGTGTATTAATTTATACTGCACCTGCGTCGACTGCTGCTGTCGCGCCGGTTTCTTTTAATACGCTTGCAACGCCCCGTGGCGGAGAGTTCAAAGTGGTATTACCTGACGGTAGCAAGGTTTGGTTGAATGCAGCGTCCTCATTACGTTTCCCCACCGTTTTTGCCGGTCGTAAACGGGAGGTGGAGTTAACAGGAGAGGCGTACTTTGAAATCGCGAAAAATAAAGAAAAGCCGTTCCAGGTAAAGGTAGGCGATATGTCGATAAATGTGTTGGGCACGCATTTCAACGTCAATGCTTATATGGACGACGATGCCATAAAAACGAGCCTGATCGAGGGAAGCGTAAAAATAACCAAAGGCAAAATATCTGATTTATTGAAACCGGGTGAGCAGGCAGTCCTGCGTAAGAAAAGCGATAGGGCGGAAATAAGAGCGGTTAATATGGACGAAGTGGTCGCATGGAAGAATGGATTGTTCGAGTTTGACGGAGTGGATATTTCAATTATCATGAGCCAGATCAGCCGCTGGTATGATGTAGATGTAGTTTATACCGGTAAAGTACCGGAACATGTGTTTGAAGGAAAAATAAGCAGAGATGCGCAATTGTCAGATGTGTTAAAAATATTAGAACTGAGCAATGTTAAATTTACAGTAGAAGGTAAAACTATATTTGTACACTAGCACCACGTATTATTCACTATTTAAAACAGGTATTTAGTTTAATTGTCTGTGTTTCGCAACATATGTAGATCACATATGCTTGCGTGGAATGCCGTTCAAAAAAAAGACCAGCAATGTTACGAGCATCGCTGGCCGATGGGTCAAAAGTCGTCTGTTAAACAAATTTTATCACCCTAAATCTAACCAAAATTATGTTTTTACCTGTAGGGTACCAAAACAAAAACGGTACCAAATCATCACGAGCCAAAATATGGATGATTATGAAGTTAACAACTGTATTACTGTTATTTTTCATATTCAAGGTTAGCGCGAATAGTTATGCGCAAAAGGTTACCATCGTTAAAAAGAATGTTCCTTTACTGGAAGTATTCAAAGCTATTGAGCAGCAGACCGGGTTCATGTTTTTTTATGATAAGGGGCTGATACAGAAGACCTCACCGATCGATATTACCGTTAAGAACGCGACGATTGATCAGGCTTTGACAGCTTGTCTGAAAGGTCAGCAACTTACTTATGCCATTGTTAAGAATACGATCGTAATCCGCTTGAAAAAAGCATATATATCTGATATTCTTTTAAATATTACCGGGGCCAGTGCGGTAGCTCCTCCCATTGATATTACCGGGAGAGTCGTCAATAAGGCGGGCAATCCTTTACAGGGTGTATCTGTAGTGATAGTCGGTACTAAAAAAGGAACGACTACAGATAGCGACGGGCGGTTTAGACTAACGGTAGCCGACGGAAATGATGTATTAGGGATTTCCAGTCTGGGATATCAAATGAAAACCGTAAAAGTTGATAAACTGACTGACATTAATGTCACACTGGAGGAGGATATTACCGGCCTGAATGATGTGGTGGTGGTAGGATATGGAACCCAGAAACGGTCGGATATCACTGGTGCTATCGGTGGACTGACAACGGAATCATTAAACGATAACAAACAAACGGATGTACTGAGCGCCCTCCAGGGAAAAATGGCTGGCGTGCAAATCAGCTCGCAGTCAGGTGAGCTAGGATCAGGCTTCAATATCAGGGTACGCGGTGCTACTTCCCTGAATGGGTCGTCCACACCCCTGTTTGTGATAGATGGTATTGCGATAGACCTGAACTCAAGTGAGATTGCGGGTTCTTCGCTGGGAACTTCGACCACCCCCAATCCGCTGGGTAATATTAACCCGGCAGACATCGAGTCTATTGAAGTATTGAAGGATGCTTCTGCTACTGCTATCTACGGGTCAAGAGGCGCGAACGGCGTGGTACTGGTTACCACCAAATCGGGAAAGGCCGGCAAAACGGTTATTAGCTATGATGGAAACCTCAGTATAGGTCAGATCAGCAAGAAGTTAGACGTTTTGGGTGTCCAGGAATATTATGAGTTCCGGAAAACAAAATTTGGACTAACCGATTCGCTGGTGTCAAAAATGGATGTGGATAAAGATGGTATTGTCGATGTACAGGGGCATAACTGGCAGGATGAAATATACCAGAACTCTTTATCACAAAATCATACGGTATCGCTTAGCGGTGGAAGCAAAACAACGCTCTTTTCCGCCAGCCTCAATTATCTGAGAGATCAGTCGGTGATTCGCATTAATACGAATGACCGGTATGGTGCCCGGTTAAGACTGGATCACAACGTAAATGAAGCATTTAAAGTAGGCGTCAATGTAAATACCTCTATTTCATCCCTGAATGGTGCTACGAATAGTGGTGGCTCCTTCTCCGGGGTAACAGACCGGATTCTTTTTTCCCGTCCTGTGGAAATATATACGGTGGAGGATGCCAATAATGGTTATGAAGATTACGTTTCGCCGTTTAATGATATTGTGAAAGCATATAAGAATGTAACCACCAGTAAAACCCTCCTGAACGCTTACGCTACTTACAAGATCAACAAAGAACTTACACTGAATATCACCGGTGGGGGTACCTTATCTAATTCAAAAGGTAAAGAGTTCTACGGCTCCAATACTACGCCTGGTGTAAGTGCCAATGGTAAGGCGTTTTTGCAGGATATTAATTCCTATAACTGGACAAATACCAGCCAACTTAGCTATCGTAAAAGATTTAATGCCAATCATAACCTGGATGTGATGGGCGCCTTTGAGATGAGTTCATATAATTTCCAGAGCAACAATCTGAGTGCACAGGATTTTCCGGATCAGAGTGTGGGTATAAATGATATATCCAAAGCGCAGTTGGTCAATAGTATCAAATCAAACCGCTGGAAAAATAACCGCTTGTCTTATATCACCAGGGCGAATTATTCTTTGATGAACAGGTATTTGCTGACGGCTACTTTCCGTGCAGATGGTTCGGATAAATTTGGTAAAAACAACAAATGGGGATATTTCCCCAGTGCAGCGATTGGTTGGAGAGTTACGGAAGAAGGTTTCATGAAGAATCAGCGTCTTTTCGATAACCTGAAAGCACGGCTGAGTTATGGTGTCACGGGTAATGAGGGCATCCCTGCCTATAGTTATCTCCCACTTCTGGAAAACTCCTATTATGCTACCGGTGGTAAGGCACAATTCGGACAGGCCATCGTGAATCCCGGCAATCCAGACCTGAAATGGGAGGAGAGTACGCAGTACAATGCTGGCCTGGATATGGCAATGGCAAAAGGAAGAATTGAATTGACAGCTGACTACTACGTCCGTCAGGTTAAAAATATGTTGGTTAAAAGGGTGCTGCCATCACAATCCGCCTACAATTATCAATGGCAGAATGCTGCCAGGATTGATAACCGTGGTTTTGAATTTGGTTTAGCTACCCGTAACATCGACACAAAATCTTTCCATTGGAATACTAGCCTTAACGTAACCTTCGATAGAAGCAAGGTCGTAAGTTTGGGTGGTGCCGAAAGTCTGCCGATTGCCGGACCTGGCGATATTCCTACATGGGGACGTATAACTATTGGTCAACCAGTAGGTACAGGATATGGCTACGTACTTGATGGTGTCTATCAGCTGAACGACTTTACCTGGCAGGGTGATAGCGATCCTACCGTTGAGCCGGGGCTCAGAGTCTACGAACTGAAACCTGGTGTTGTTTCCTTTAACGGTGCAAAGGTGAAACCAGGCAGCTATAAATTTAAAGACCTGACGGGTGATAATGTGGTAGATGACAGTGATATGCGGATTATCAGTCAGAGCCAGCCTAAATTCACAGGCGGAATTACCAATACATTCAGCTATAAAAATTTCGATCTGAGCTTCTTTGTAGAAGGAGTGCACGGTAGACAAGTACTGAACACCATTAAGCTGTATCTGACTTCCTATAATAATAACAAGAACATCAGTACGGATTTTTATCATAACCGCTGGACAGAAGACAACCCTACCAACGAATATGGAACGTTTAGTACCAGTAATGCCACAGCGCTGTATCCATCTTCATTTTATGTGGAAGATGCTTCCTATCTCCGCCTGAAAAGCTTAACGGTAGCTTATAATGTTCCCGGTAAGTACACCAGCCGCGCAGGTATCAGCAGGGCAAGAGTCTATTTTACAGGCAATAATCTGCTAACCTGGACGAACTATTCAGGTTATGATCCCGAAGTAAACTGGCGCAATGATCTGTTGACAGGCCTTGATAATCTGGCGTTCCCACGTATGCGAACATTTATTTTTGGCGCCACTGTTACCTTTTAATTTTAAAGAATTGCAACATGAAAACTATAAAATATACTTTAGTAATTATTTTGGCAGCAGTTCAGTTAAGTGGATGTAAGAAATTCCTTGACAGCGTTCCTTATTCCACGATATCTGCTGAACAGTTTTACCATACAGCTGCTGATGCTGAAAAAGCGATAAACGGGTGCTATAGCCCGCTAAATGAGAATTCGATGCAGGGGAGAGCAGGTGGACTATATTTCCATCAGCTTCCGGTGATGCTGACTGCTAGCACAGACGAAGCC
The Chitinophaga sp. MM2321 DNA segment above includes these coding regions:
- a CDS encoding sulfatase-like hydrolase/transferase — translated: MHFCPTKKKPNILVILTDDLGYHDVSYYGTPDIRTPNIDNLCKAGIRFDNFYANSPVCSPTRAALLSGRYPEMVGVPGLVRYRADDNFGFLMPDAMLLPKLLKQEHYHTAIIGKWNLGLETPNTPNEKGFDFFHGFLDDMMEDYSTHLRHGKNFMRENQQVVNPKGHATDIFTEWAVDYIHKQSKSQDPFFLYLAYNAPHTPIQPPAEWLAKVKVREPHISEKRAKLVALIEHLDDGVGKVIQALKERGLYENTLIVFLSDNGGELSVEANNGALRGGKGSMYEGGIRVPAFLVWANEIKAGAVSTQLALTMDIYPTISEITGASINHSIDGQSLLPILKKPSEKLAERPVFFIRREGNRQYGGQTIQAVIADNWKLLQNTPYGPYELYHLSDDPLEKHNLITSQVDQHRSLQHLLMKQIQKGGSVPWQKTEND
- a CDS encoding glycosyl hydrolase family 28 protein; amino-acid sequence: MKKMFLFLFCCLFVASSIQSQTNALLIVNVPANEGGLVTAKIQQSIDSCAAAGGGVVRFLKGRYLTGALQLKSNVTLRLEKGSVLQGSNNYLDYGKGEWSNSLISGDNLVNIRIEGEGLIDGSDCFNPKGENSFRGPHGIRLTNCSNIVIQGITIINAANWTINCRNCSDATIKQVSIRGGYDGLHTRFCKNFTVSGCDFRTGDDAFAGNDNIDFLVYDCKINTSSNAFRFGCLNFTVKNCSIWGPGEYPHRVSQRTEMLAAFVHFSPKDDHSKQPSGNWLIKDVTINHGDCLYYYNYENGLWQNGQPVTNIVFENIKATEMLRSFSINGDQNKSLRMTIRNANFSFREGAKNYELIFEGNRKTVSSAFFHVMNFDSLALRNVTFEHYFKSPVLHLVAGNSVRLDSINYFPDVISQPVKLENVVTSFSN
- a CDS encoding FecR family protein — its product is MLVAGYKAVDNIRMLLGVQPAKFYFSSTPPNAVRYVLSYIRIVVRRKQFLILTCFMAVSRLEYLFNCYVHRSCTIEEEKAFMELLDRSENEAEIRTLVKEFVETADTEVHMDNHVAASILQNILQKDKSRLVPVKGGKAILRPWMQVAAAALLLIAGGILWSTLQKDKNEAGTNIASITESNSSVGPGGDHALLTMADGSTVVLDSVQNGSFGEGSAKVTKQNGVLIYTAPASTAAVAPVSFNTLATPRGGEFKVVLPDGSKVWLNAASSLRFPTVFAGRKREVELTGEAYFEIAKNKEKPFQVKVGDMSINVLGTHFNVNAYMDDDAIKTSLIEGSVKITKGKISDLLKPGEQAVLRKKSDRAEIRAVNMDEVVAWKNGLFEFDGVDISIIMSQISRWYDVDVVYTGKVPEHVFEGKISRDAQLSDVLKILELSNVKFTVEGKTIFVH
- a CDS encoding sulfatase, whose translation is MKKHSKYGLTFINVIVLLFVNACFVVAQNAVVKQVGGSLKLAKASEGKPRNVVFILTDDHRYDALGFLKAQSFIKTPNLDRLAQGGAYLPNAFVTTSLCSPSRASILTGLYAHKHQVVDNNNPVSKDLVFYSQYLQQVGYETAMIGKWHMGGNFDDPQRGFDYWVSFKGQGSYLPEKNGFNVNGKHVVQKGYITDELTDYALDFLKHHKKNKPFMLYLSHKGVHAGFIPADRDKDMFKDYSFQPPFTMEIGTHQGAPMWLQNQRNSWHGVEFPYHSSLNIGEYYKQYAETLYGVDRSVGRVMDYLKEQGLLESTLIIYMGDNGFQFGEHGLIDKRTAYEASMRVPMLAYCPELIKPGTVVTEVVANIDIAPTILNVAGLKAPDYMDGKSFLPFLKGEQQPWRDGLLYEYYWERNFPQTPTIHALRGNRYKYIHYTGIWDTDELYDLQTDPLEAKNLIHDKEHQKIVNQMNKELFEQLKNSGGMYIPLYPDAGSQQNLRNEYGSPSASFPSEIKRGEDASPSSNKQSK
- a CDS encoding ROK family transcriptional regulator; amino-acid sequence: MARSNSFLSELSNEEISGVAYKNLQLKKGILSYFANQGSTTIADLSKTLNISSPKIAELINELIEAELVKDHGKTESAIGRRPNLYGLESDSLFFLGVEVKNNHINIGLLNFQKDLVRFQEKIPYELNNTAASLDQLCHLINKFIKELKGSSKKIFGICINLSGRINYKTGYSYSYFYFNEEPLTKIFEGKLGIKTYIENDSRAMAYGEFCSGVVKDEKDVIFINVDYGIALGVMINGELYYGKSGFAGEFGHIPFFNNEIICHCGKKGCLETETSGKALVKEFKRRLSHGATSIVSKNIPDINDVTMEDILEAANNDDTLAIELIAEIGEKLGKGIAILINLYNPELIILGGALSSTGECIFLPLRSAINKYSLSLVNNDTLYKLSKLGNKAGVIGASMLARNKLFNI
- a CDS encoding formylglycine-generating enzyme family protein, whose translation is MMTKFFYLSIILLPVLGGCIGNLAERNVSATADTVSSQGKSNSAEGSVPSDTLSMVWIPAGSFRMGADDPAFLDTRPVHTVVLEGFWMDEHEVTNGEFEKFVNATNYITVAERPLNPADFPGVPIESLVEGSVVFVPPSQAVSLDDPLQWWQYIHGASWRHPEGPGSTINGQQNNPVVHVCYEDAMAYAKWAGKRLPTEAEWEYAAQGGNQDQKYYWGSVLKPGGVWMANIYQGNFPDKNTGEDGFIGVAPVKSFPPNGYGLYDMDGNVWEWCNDYYRPDYYKNSPVKSPQGPSDSYDPDEPDAIKRVQRGGSFLCSDQYCIRYKPGSRGKGEVSSGSNNLGFRCVKEGLPPSGK